Within the Flavobacterium sp. N502536 genome, the region TTTCAGGACAGTATACAACTACTGACTATGAAAAAGAGTCTTTTCAATTCAGATACAGGGCAACAAATATTAGAGAAGAGCAAAAGTTAAGGTATGTAAATATTCCAATACAAATTCAATTTGAGACTCCCGGAACGACCCAATTGTATCTGGCGGCTGGAGCAAAAATAGGCTTCGAGATCAATGGGAGCTATCAGTCGACTATACAAAATCTGAGAACAAGTGGTTATTATCCGCAATACAATGTTGAATTGTTTGAGCCTGCCTTTGCCGGATTTGCTAGTACCAATAATGTGGAAACGAGAAAACAGGATCTTAAAACTGAAGTTTCCTATTCTGCTACTTTTGAAACCGGAGTTAAACAAAAAATGGGCAAAAAAAGTGCCATCTATATAGGTGCCTATCTGGATTATGGATTGAAAAATATTTTTGATAAAAACACGGGGAGCTATCTGGTACAATACAATGCAGAGCTACCTGTTCAATCAAAGCATAATTCTATATTAGATTCTCCATTTGCTAATGACGTGAGATTAGTTTCTCTTGGGCTTAAACTACGATTTGCAATTCGTTAGCGGTTGAATATTGTATGGGTAGTTGCTAAAAGATGTTAAAAGTAGAGGCTGACCCGCTTCGCGAAGAGTTTCCCATGAAAAGTTGCGCAAATGTCTCTGACTTTGCGTAATTTTTTTTATATAATTTTAAATACGAAACATCTCAAAGTCTCGTGACTTTTTTCGTTCCTATCTTAAATAAAAAAAAACACCACTTGTTATAAGGGGTGTTTTTTACTTAGTAGTTCGCCGCGGCGAAGACTCGAACCTTTGTCCGCCGCGGCGGATATGAGTCCGCCAGTTTTCGTTTTGAAATAAAAAAAAAACACCAGCTTTTTCAAGTGGTGTTTTCTTAGTAGCGGGAACAGGACTCGAACCTGTGACCTTCGGGTTATGAGCCCGACGAGCTGCCTACTGCTCTATCCCGCGATGTTTCGGGTGCAAAGATACACAGTAAATACGGTTATACAAAGGAATTTCGGAATTATTTTTAAATATGTGGCTTTTAATTTTAAGTTACTGGTTTTTAGTTATTTGTGTTTTGTGTTGAAGCGGCTTAGATGTTGTACTTCAGTAATTCGGCGTATGGATCGCCTTTTAAGCCTAATAAAAAAGCAAAAGCGGGCTCGGTTTTGTAGCCGTTTTGTTTGAGTTTGATGATCTCTAATCGGAAATTTTCGCCTTTTGATTGCAAAATTTGATATTCTATGACCATGTGTCGATACGCATTCTGCTCTATGGTTGGAATGTTTTGCCCAAAGATCTCAATTTCAAAAGCGCCTATTTTAAAATTCACAATAATAGATTCTTTGCGATCGATTATCGCTTCCCGGATGGTATAATTGTCTTTACTTCCGAAGGCGGCGTTGAGTTTTTCGATAAATTCAGTTTTGTTTTTCCAGTAACAGATAATATCCAGATCACTGTTTTCAATATCGATAGCAATTGGGATCGTGCCTGCCAAAATTGGATCAAACGCAACAAGATCATCCAAAATCTTATGTTGAGTCAGGATTTTGTGGGCCTCAATTTGTTTGTGATTTCCGTTTTTTAGATAGTCGATAGTGGTAAAATCAATCATTACTATAATCCGTTTCTTCTTTAATTTCAGCTTTGAGTCTTTTGTTGATGTCGATTTTGGCATTTGTGAAAACAAAAATAGTGGCTCCGGACTCTCTTGCATATTTATTAGTGATTTCGCCTGCAATACGGGAAGACTCAAAGAAAGGACTGGTTTCCTTAAGTTCATCCGTTCTTTCCCAAGAGTTTTTAATTCGGATGACGTTTTTGTAGGGCACATCAAGAACAAACCAATTGAGGTAATCGGCATTAAAAGACACCGCTTTGATTCCTTTTTTAGAGTAATAGTTTATGGCTCCGGCCTGTCCGTAATTATCGCAAAGTACCAGAGTTGTTTCGGGATTTGGAATTAACGCATAAACAGAGTCTGTTTTGCGGGCGAGTTCTTTCCAACCCAACATATCGGCAAAATCCTGTGGCAGCGCATGCTCTTTTCCATCTTCCCATTTCAACATTCCCATTTTTCGATATTTCTCCGGATTTTTTATGATATACTCCGGACTTTTATTTGGGAAAGCGAAGTCGTACATGGGGATAAAAAGTAATAATGGGATGATGATGAAAACGGGTTTCAGATAACGTTTCCAGCCTGTTTGCAGTGCCTGAGAAAGA harbors:
- a CDS encoding DUF4269 domain-containing protein, producing the protein MIDFTTIDYLKNGNHKQIEAHKILTQHKILDDLVAFDPILAGTIPIAIDIENSDLDIICYWKNKTEFIEKLNAAFGSKDNYTIREAIIDRKESIIVNFKIGAFEIEIFGQNIPTIEQNAYRHMVIEYQILQSKGENFRLEIIKLKQNGYKTEPAFAFLLGLKGDPYAELLKYNI
- a CDS encoding outer membrane beta-barrel protein, which translates into the protein MKKCIINYITLIAVIILVLGAVLRSYGQDKKQEFSISVGCPSSFLSYQAAGEVVEGNGFSASLRYAYYLSETLSVGIGAEYQTYNSDFKSPFLSGQYTTTDYEKESFQFRYRATNIREEQKLRYVNIPIQIQFETPGTTQLYLAAGAKIGFEINGSYQSTIQNLRTSGYYPQYNVELFEPAFAGFASTNNVETRKQDLKTEVSYSATFETGVKQKMGKKSAIYIGAYLDYGLKNIFDKNTGSYLVQYNAELPVQSKHNSILDSPFANDVRLVSLGLKLRFAIR